In the Lepus europaeus isolate LE1 chromosome 10, mLepTim1.pri, whole genome shotgun sequence genome, TGTGTCCTGTGGGCATGAGGCCGAGCTGCCCGGGTGGTGGCCCCAGTCGTGTCCTGAGCCCCATGAGTGGCGGCAGAGGCCGGCAGGGCCGGCAGCACCGCACTCACACGGTGCCAGCGGCCGTGGACACGCAGGGCGCTCTGAGGATGGACGACGTCCCTGTGCCCGCGTGGGCAGGGTGCACAGGCCCAGGGCCCCTCTCTGCACACCTGTGATGTAACCTGGTCATTCCCCTGACAGGGAGCTCAGCCTGAGGTCCGGTGGACCCGGGTCCGAATCCCAGCATGGCTGCCTGCCTCCCGGGCCCCTGTGAGAGGGGACACGAGCTCCTGCGCGGGCCCGAGCGCTGGCGCGGTGTCGCTGGCAGTGTCGCTGTGACCCTGAGCAGTGCACACAGAGCGTAGCTGTCGGTGACATCTGTCATCTGTCGCCTGCTCGCGTCTCCCACTCACCATGCACTGTCAGTAAGTGCTGGCTTGAGTGGCCCCATGAAGAGGGCTGGCCGCTCTGAGACACCTCAGCCCCGCACACTGGCTCGGCCGCCAGCCTCTGCCCTGTAGGAGTCAGGTGCTCAGAGGCCCGGGCAGAGCAGGCATCCTGACTGTCCATCACGCACACCTTAGCCTGCTTAAGACTGCTGCAGGCTTCATGGAGGTGGTGGCCGGGAGGCGGGGCCGCAGCCAGGAAAGACCCCCTGGCCATGGCGCTCGGGGGCTTCTCGTTGCTCAAACAGGCACGGAGCCCAAGCACCGCCTCTGTGGGTGCTCAAGGTACGAGGACGACTCCCTGTGCAGGGTCCCCAGCCCCCAGACAAAGGACAAGCAGGAGCGAGACCCTGTGAGAGGGGGCCGCAGGCAGCGCACACGGGAGCCTccctgtgcccagcccagcctgggggtgggggtgggggcatctAGCAGGAGCCGCCCCAACCCCCTGCAGAGGCTGCAGCTGGAGCCGGGGATGAACCAGGCCTTGGACGTCCAGAGCCGGAAGCTGGGGCGAGGCGAGGCCCCGCGGTCCCCACAGATGGTCAGGGGCTCGTCCGGGCTACACACCGGAGCTGTGCAGAGGCAGCTGGCCCCTGCCTGGCTTCAGACGGGGTCTTCAGGGTCCTGTGTGTCTCCaaggggctgtgccagggccaGAGCAAGGTGGGAGCTGGGTCAGTGGCACAGAGCGGAAGGAGATGCGTTCAAGCCGTCTGTGACGGGCACACAGTGCGGGGAGGGGGCTCAGACCCCAGCCTCATGGAACAGACGTAGCCTTGGGCAACAGACCTGGCTGGGGCAGGCATCAGGAacgcttcctggaggaagtggtcCCTAAGGCACAGCTTGTGCAAAGGCCCCGGGGTggctgggagcaggagcagagGACGCTCCCTAGTGGAGAGCTGGTTGTGGCGTGGACCCTCCAAGGGCTTTTGTGGGGACACGTGGGGCGAGTGGATAAGAAATGAGGTGGGGGTTCCGAGACCCCCGGCCTTAGGGCGGGGGAATGAGGAGGGCGTGAGTGGCAGGTGGCTGCCGGGTGGGGGGCGAGCTGGGGACGGAGGGAGAGAagtggaggggaggtggggctgggggcaggggtgcctgggctgggctgacctGGGATGCCAGGCCTCCCGCATTTATCTGAGTCCAGTAAGatgtggagggggctgggggcgggggcagcctggagggtgggtgtggggggtgcccacaggggacacctggggcaggcagagggacgggaggtctgggggtggggggcgggaggtctgggggtgaggggcgggaggtctggggatgggggtgggaggtctgggggtggggggcgggaggtctgggggtgaggggcgggaggtctgggggtggggggcgggaggtctgggggtgggggcgggagggctgggggtggggggcgggaggtCTGGGGGTATGGGGGGCGGGAGATCGGGGGGGGGTGGGAGATCGGGGGGGCCGGGAGGTCTGGGGGTGAGGGACGGGAGGTCTGGGGGTGAGGGGCGggaggtctgggggtgggggggaggtcttggggtggggggcgggaggtCTGGGGGTATGGGGGGGCGGGAGATCGGGGGGGTGGGAAGTCTGGGGGTGAGGGGCgggaggtctggggtggggggcgggagggctgggggtggggggggaggtctGGGGGTGAGGGGCGGGAGGTCTGGAGGTGAGGGGCGGGAGgtctggggggggcggggggcgggaggTCTGGGGTGAGGGGCGGGAGGTCTGGGGTGAGGGGCGGGAGGTCTGGGGGTGAGGGGCGGGAGGTCTGGGGGTGAGGGGCGGGAGGTCTGGGGATGGGGGCgggaggtctggggtgggggtgggatgccCCCTCGCCAGGCCCCCGCCGGCCCTGCCTCCCGCCCAGCGGCTCTGTCTTCGGCAGCAACTACACGGCCCTGCTGGGAGTGTGGATCTACGGCTTCTTCGTGCTCACGCTGCTGCTGCTGGACCTGCTCTACTACTCGGCCATGAACTACGACATCTGCAGGGTGTACCTGGCGCGCTGGGGCATCCACGGACGATGGGTGAAGCAGGACCCCCGGCGCTGGGGGACCCCTGCTCGGGGCCCCCGGCCGGGGCCGCCCGCCCCCCAGCCGCAGCCGCCTCCGGGCGCCCTGCCGCGAGCCCCCCGGGCCGTGCACACGCCGCGGGGAGACCCCCACAGCCCACCGCCGATGACCTCCCAGAGCTCGTCTGCCTGGTGAGTGGTTGCCATGGAGACCCGGCCACCCCGGGGGTTGTCTGGGAGATCCCCCGTGGGGTTATTGCCGCTGCGGGTGGCTCGCCTGTGGCCTGGTGACTTGTGATGTCACCGTGTTTGCCGGGAAGCGTTTGCAGCTGCCCGGGCTAGCGCACGACATGTGCCCTGGGCAGAGAGGTCAGCATGAGGGGTGCGAACAGAGCCCGAGCCGTGCTGAACGGGACGTGGGGTTTTGAGCTTCCGAGCTGCCAAGGCACAAGGGGAAACGGGAAGGCTCTGAGGCCGGTCAGAGGAAGCCAGTTAGCGAGTCTGGGGCTGGAGTTGGCAAACAAACCGATTGCCTGTTTCCTGCCATGTCCCTCCCCTGAGGGGAGCCAGGCAGGCTGTGCGGGGATGGCTCCGGGGCCTGGAGGGAGACGGGCACAGATGGTGAGACTCAGGGGCGGCAGAGTCCAGGCGTGTGCAGACCTGGCATCGCCCGCTGTGACGCCGTCTCTGCCCGGGACCCGTGTGATGGGGCTGCCGTGTGCCTGCCACAGGAAGCCTGGCGGTGCAGCCTCCAGAGGTGGACGGGGAGACGCGGGGTCTGCACGCTGTGGAGCGGGACCCCGTCGGGAGGCAGCACCGGGGAAGGAGCCGGAGCCCCATGCAGGGGTGGTGTGTGGGGCTGAGCTGCAGCCGTGGGCATGTGGGGCTCAGGGGGCCCGGGCCCGGGAAACCGTGACCTTGATCGCCGGCTGCAAGATCCATCCCGGAGCCTGCCTGCAGGCCGAACGCGGATGTTCGGACCCAGCGACCATGGGGCTCCAGGTCAGGAGCTcggcagccccccgcccccccccccccgggctgcAGCTCAGCACTGCCGTCTCCCCTTCCCCTGGCTTCCGgcgtcttcctcctccctcttagcCCAGGGTGCGCGCGCCCCTCCCccgagcacagagcaggtgcacgcCGAGCCTTTGTGGCTGCCTCCCCAGCAGCGCGTGTACGTGCCAGCTGATGGCCATTTAAATACCCAGCAGGTAGCGACCTTTTCAATAATGAATGACTTAAATCGTTACTAAGATGCACTTAGACGGACTCGTGCCTATCGATCGGACCGTGCCCCATCCATCACGTGGGAGACAGAGTCGCCGCCCTGCCTGGCTCTATTTGACAAATGCCGACTTGagtggccctggggcagggatttcctgctgggctcctggggacagagggagggggtgcatggagaggggagtggggaggggtggcCCCCTGAGGCACAGAGGAGCTACGGGCAGGGAAGCTTCTGTGGTCTGACACCCGGGTCCTTGTCACGCTGGTGAGCTCCGAGAGCGCCACCTGCAGGCAGTGCCATGCGAGAGCTCTGGAGGATGGACTTAggcagcccccgccccaccccgcaccTGCCCTGCAGTTGGAATAGCTCACACCCCCTGCACACTTGAAAAGGGTCGCGGAGTCTCCCTTGCCGTGAGCGCCTCGTCTGTCTCTTCCGTGGTGCTTGTCACCAGCAAGCACCGGCGTGCACCTGCCACTGCACCCTCGGGGTACAGGGCTCCAGGACTCAGCTGTGGAGGTGTGGAGGGGGAAGGAGCTCCTTTGGCTCGCCAGGCGTCCCCGAGCTGCGCGTGCAGAGGGACGCTTCTGACGGAGGAGCGCGGGGCTCAGGGCGCCGGGCCCAAAGCCCCAGCTCTGGCGTTTGCGCGGCACAGCACAGGGCCGCCCAGGTTGCCCACCGGACGCGCTGCCCCGCTGCTgacctcagctctctgctctggggcCGGCCCTTTGCTGTGGGAGATCGCAGCTTCTCCTGCCCCCGGAGGCT is a window encoding:
- the SHISAL1 gene encoding protein shisa-like-1, with protein sequence MTSCGQQSLNVLTVIFSLLVSAVLSAHFRVCEPYTDHKGRYHFGFHCPRLSDNKSFVLCCHHNNTVFKYCCNETEFQAVMQANLTAGSEGFTHNNYTALLGVWIYGFFVLTLLLLDLLYYSAMNYDICRVYLARWGIHGRWVKQDPRRWGTPARGPRPGPPAPQPQPPPGALPRAPRAVHTPRGDPHSPPPMTSQSSSA